From one Populus alba chromosome 17, ASM523922v2, whole genome shotgun sequence genomic stretch:
- the LOC118049557 gene encoding EID1-like F-box protein 2, translating into MILTKQYRCVHSSSCQCIKGHLSEDVIFLVFQQLNWNPKLIATLSCVCKWFDDLAKRVLWKAFCRARAPKMMLDLQSSGSHSVDGNWRALGKLLIYCSGCTKGGLFNNVHIPGHFVYRTRFSRTSGKSFLLPQCRTDVLYVSDPCEHLDQGDEGDVGFFRGIFKSFSMSKVRKMLIKRGAQLHPTEVCPYCKAKLWSMQQAEMIPQSASCRLGAYDDCIEYYVCLNGHVLGICTLLPLSDSEEVSELE; encoded by the coding sequence ATGATTTTAACAAAGCAATATCGTTGCGTACACTCCTCCAGCTGTCAATGCATAAAAGGGCATCTAAGTGAAgatgtgatttttttagtgtttcaaCAGCTGAACTGGAACCCTAAGCTGATAGCTACTCTTTCGTGTGTATGCAAGTGGTTTGATGATCTTGCCAAGCGAGTATTGTGGAAGGCATTTTGCCGAGCAAGGGCTCCAAAGATGATGCTTGATCTGCAGTCCAGTGGAAGTCACAGCGTTGATGGGAATTGGAGGGCACTTGGGAAGCTGCTTATTTACTGCTCAGGATGTACCAAGGGTGGCCTGTTTAATAATGTTCACATTCCTGGTCATTTTGTTTATAGGACTCGGTTTTCTAGGACGTCAGGGAAGAGCTTTCTTTTGCCACAGTGCAGGACAGATGTATTGTATGTGTCTGACCCCTGCGAACATCTTGACCAAGGGGATGAAGGGGATGTCGGATTTTTCCGAGGGATTTTTAAGTCATTCTCAATGTCAAAGGTCCGGAAAATGCTGATTAAAAGGGGGGCCCAGCTTCACCCAACCGAGGTGTGTCCTTATTGCAAAGCGAAGCTGTGGAGCATGCAGCAAGCTGAAATGATTCCACAGAGTGCCAGCTGCAGACTGGGTGCCTATGACGACTGCATTGAATATTATGTGTGCCTCAATGGACATGTTCTTGGAATATGCACTCTCTTACCATTGTCTGATTCCGAGGAGGTTTCTGAGCTGGAGTGA
- the LOC118049560 gene encoding uncharacterized protein isoform X1, whose translation MAEEGGGEEQFEVESSKSEKVEVVKEGVASIALLPSGSISGHFIQLPHSICYGLHGTELACERECSRGEDYRLIKLTIVDFNSGKEQAVVVECKGHDAARFHNVDQAHGWEKDIVGMVEEKHGKKKIHVSFECETLKADKAAEDHIKQFLPKLAGLDAVVNIGRMSISGLDFEAEDAGVKQTMIQ comes from the exons ATGG CAGAGGAAGGAGGGGGGGAAGAACAGTTTGAAGTGGAATCATCAAAGAGTGAGAAAGTGGAGGTGGTGAAGGAAGGAGTAGCTTCTATAGCATTATTGCCATCTGGGTCCATTTCCGGTCACTTCATTCAGCTGCCCCACTCCATTTGCTATGGTCTTCATGGCACTG AATTAGCTTGTGAGAGGGAGTGTAGCAGAGGAGAGGATTATCGCCTGATCAAACTTACAATTGTTGACTTCAAC AGTGGGAAAGAACAAGCTGTTGTGGTTGAGTGTAAAGGCCATGATGCTGCTCGATTCCATAACGTTGATCAAGCTCATGG CTGGGAAAAGGATATTGTAGGTATGGTAGAAGAAAAGCATGGGAAGAAAAAGATTCATGTTTCATTTGAGTGCGAGACACTGAAAGCTGACAAAGCAGCTGAAGACCACATCAAGCAGTTCTTGCCAAAATTGGCTGGGCTAGATGCTGTTG TTAACATTGGGAGGATGAGTATTTCAGGATTGGACTTTGAAGCAGAGGATGCTGGTGTTAAGCAGACTATGATTCAGTAG
- the LOC118049560 gene encoding uncharacterized protein isoform X2 has product MEEGGGEEQFEVESSKSEKVEVVKEGVASIALLPSGSISGHFIQLPHSICYGLHGTELACERECSRGEDYRLIKLTIVDFNSGKEQAVVVECKGHDAARFHNVDQAHGWEKDIVGMVEEKHGKKKIHVSFECETLKADKAAEDHIKQFLPKLAGLDAVVNIGRMSISGLDFEAEDAGVKQTMIQ; this is encoded by the exons ATGG AGGAAGGAGGGGGGGAAGAACAGTTTGAAGTGGAATCATCAAAGAGTGAGAAAGTGGAGGTGGTGAAGGAAGGAGTAGCTTCTATAGCATTATTGCCATCTGGGTCCATTTCCGGTCACTTCATTCAGCTGCCCCACTCCATTTGCTATGGTCTTCATGGCACTG AATTAGCTTGTGAGAGGGAGTGTAGCAGAGGAGAGGATTATCGCCTGATCAAACTTACAATTGTTGACTTCAAC AGTGGGAAAGAACAAGCTGTTGTGGTTGAGTGTAAAGGCCATGATGCTGCTCGATTCCATAACGTTGATCAAGCTCATGG CTGGGAAAAGGATATTGTAGGTATGGTAGAAGAAAAGCATGGGAAGAAAAAGATTCATGTTTCATTTGAGTGCGAGACACTGAAAGCTGACAAAGCAGCTGAAGACCACATCAAGCAGTTCTTGCCAAAATTGGCTGGGCTAGATGCTGTTG TTAACATTGGGAGGATGAGTATTTCAGGATTGGACTTTGAAGCAGAGGATGCTGGTGTTAAGCAGACTATGATTCAGTAG
- the LOC118049562 gene encoding membrane-anchored ubiquitin-fold protein 2, which translates to MAVVQDQLEIKFRLTDGSDIGPKTFPAATSVATLKENILAQWPKEKENGPRTLKDVKLISAGKILENNRTVGECRSPLCDIPGGVTTMHVVVQPSSVEKGKKGANQAKQSKCICVIL; encoded by the exons ATGGCTGTGGTGCAAGATCAGTTAGAGATCAAGTTTCGATTGACTGATGGATCAGATATCGGTCCCAAAACCTTTCCGGCTGCTACAAGTGTTGCAACCTTGAAGGAAAATATTCTTGCTCAATGGCCTAAAG AAAAGGAGAACGGTCCAAGGACATTGAAGGATGTCAAGTTAATTAGTGCAGGAAAAATACTGGAAAACAACAGAACAGTAGGGGAATGCCGGAGCCCACTGTGTGATATCCCTGGTGGTGTTACAACCATGCATGTTGTTGTTCAGCCATCTTCTGTAGAGAAAG GGAAGAAAGGGGCAAATCAAGCAAAGCAAAGTAAATGCATTTGTGTTATATTATAA
- the LOC118049559 gene encoding pentatricopeptide repeat-containing protein At3g29290 — protein sequence MLVTMKWHGLACQKGVYFPNNGKDRNCCRSYYCGGYGCSAMKTRRIHVGTCELNVVSVSMKGLTWFGCVRMKMPQMGLQFGSITMRNSLAVSGVVACNESKLVSEDNRQKELVRRGIDQFDKDPLGQKLPPWGIVSDNSELVSNEKEEDLVDSGKDQFDMDSCGQNFPLQQGSDINNEKIVQSPSLLDNRVTANESRVHFLEETDENELSRRILMLSRSNKIRSALQLLRSMEFSGLQPNRHACNSLLSCLIRHELHEDALRVFEYMKKNEITTGHAYSLILKAVASTKGCESALDMFSELEAFSREKKNFDVIVYNTMISVCGKEKNWVETERIWRSMKENDYHGTQVTYSLLVSIFVRCGRNELALEAYSEMVQNGVKPREDTMHAVIGACSKKGNWDMALNIFQNMLDHGLKPNLIACNALINLLGKAGEIKLAFKVFKILKSLDHTPDEYTWNALLSGLYRANKHVDALQLFDRLKREHNSLLNEHLYNTALMSCQKLGLWDRALQLVWQVEASGLSVSTASYNLVIGACEVARKPKVALEVYEHMVHQKCPPDTFTYLSLIRSCIWASLWDEVEEILDQVAPDVSLYNAVIHGMCLRGKTELAKKLYMKMGKSGLKPDGGLMLQSLRKNSTKRSRFSTCRR from the exons ATGCTAGTTACCATGAAATGGCATGGGCTTGCTTGTCAAAAGGGTGTGTATTTTCCAAACAATGGTAAAGATAGAAATTGTTGTAGAAGTTATTACTGTGGTGGATATGGTTGTTCAGCTATGAAAACAAGGAGAATTCATGTGGGAACATGTGAGCTCAATGTGGTTTCCGTGTCAATGAAGGGCCTTACTTGGTTTGGATGTGTTCGAATGAAGATGCCTCAGATGGGTTTGCAATTCGGGTCCATTACAATGAGAAATTCGCTGGCTGTATCAGGCGTGGTAGCTTGTAATGAATCTAAGTTGGTTTCCGAAGATAACAGACAAAAAGAATTGGTTCGAAGAGGAATAGACCAATTTGATAAGGATCCTCTTGGACAAAAATTACCTCCTTGGGGAATTGTCAGTGACAATTCTGAGTTGGTTTCtaatgaaaaggaagaagactTGGTTGATAGTGGAAAAGACCAATTTGACATGGATTCTTGCGGACAGAATTTTCCACTTCAGCAGGGATCGGatattaataatgaaaaaattgtTCAGTCACCATCACTTTTAGACAATAGGGTTACTGCGAATGAAAGTAGGGTGCATTTTTTAGAGGAAACTGATGAAAATGAGTTATCAAGAAGGATTTTGATGCTTAGTAGATCTAACAAGATTAGAAGTGCACTGCAGTTGCTTAGGTCCATGGAATTCTCAGGCCTCCAACCTAACAGACATGCTTGTAACTCTCTTCTCTCTTGCCTTATAAGACACGAACTGCATGAGGATGCTTTGAGAGTTTTTGAGTACATGAAGAAAAATGAGATCACAACAGGCCATGCATATAGCTTAATACTGAAAGCAGTTGCAAGTACCAAGGGTTGTGAATCAGCACTTGATATGTTTTCTGAATTGGAAGCATTTTCCAGAGAGAAGAAGAATTTTGATGTAATTGTTTATAACACAATGATATCTGTTTGTGGCAAGGAGAAAAATTGGGTTGAAACTGAAAGAATATGGAGAAGCATGAAGGAAAATGACTATCATGGAACACAAGTTACTTACTCGCTGTTAGTTAGCATTTTTGTTCGTTGTGGTCGGAACGAGCTAGCTCTTGAAGCTTACAGCGAAATGGTTCAAAATGGTGTGAAACCAAGAGAGGATACAATGCATGCTGTTATTGGTGCATGTTCAAAGAAGGGAAATTGGGACATGGCTTTGAATATCTTCCAAAATATGTTGGATCATGGGCTGAAGCCAAATCTTATTGCAtgtaatgcattgattaatttaCTTGGGAAAGCAGGGGAAATCAAACTAGCATTTAAGGTCTTTAAAATTCTCAAGTCTTTGGATCATACACCTGATGAGTACACATGGAATGCATTGCTCAGTGGTCTATACAGGGCAAATAAACATGTTGATGCTCTTCAGCTCTTTGACAGACTAAAAAGAGAACATAATTCTCTATTAAATGAACATTTATACAACACTGCTCTGATGTCATGCCAGAAACTCGGTTTATGGGATAGAGCTCTTCAGCTTGTATGGCAGGTGGAAGCTTCTGGGCTTTCAGTTTCAACAGCATCCTATAATCTTGTTATTGGTGCTTGTGAAGTTGCTAGAAAGCCAAAAGTTGCTTTGGAAGTTTATGAGCACATGGTTCACCAGAAGTGCCCTCCAGACACATTTACCTATTTGTCGTTGATAAGAAGTTGCATTTGGGCATCTCTTTGGGATGAGGTGGAGGAAATACTAGAT CAAGTTGCACCAGATGTCTCCCTCTACAATGCTGTTATCCATGGAATGTGTTTAAGAGGCAAGACTGAATTAGCAAAGAAGCTGTACATGAAAATGGGCAAGAGCGGTCTAAAACCAGATGGGGGCTTGATGCTCCAGAGCTTGCGGAAGAATTCAACTAAAAGAAGCAGGTTTTCTACCTGCCGTAGATAA
- the LOC118049560 gene encoding uncharacterized protein isoform X3, with protein sequence MAEEGGGEEQFEVESSKSEKVEVVKEGVASIALLPSGSISGHFIQLPHSICYGLHGTELACERECSRGEDYRLIKLTIVDFNSGKEQAVVVECKGHDAARFHNVDQAHGWEKDIVGMVEEKHGKKKIHVSFECETLKADKAAEDHIKQFLPKLAGLDALTLGG encoded by the exons ATGG CAGAGGAAGGAGGGGGGGAAGAACAGTTTGAAGTGGAATCATCAAAGAGTGAGAAAGTGGAGGTGGTGAAGGAAGGAGTAGCTTCTATAGCATTATTGCCATCTGGGTCCATTTCCGGTCACTTCATTCAGCTGCCCCACTCCATTTGCTATGGTCTTCATGGCACTG AATTAGCTTGTGAGAGGGAGTGTAGCAGAGGAGAGGATTATCGCCTGATCAAACTTACAATTGTTGACTTCAAC AGTGGGAAAGAACAAGCTGTTGTGGTTGAGTGTAAAGGCCATGATGCTGCTCGATTCCATAACGTTGATCAAGCTCATGG CTGGGAAAAGGATATTGTAGGTATGGTAGAAGAAAAGCATGGGAAGAAAAAGATTCATGTTTCATTTGAGTGCGAGACACTGAAAGCTGACAAAGCAGCTGAAGACCACATCAAGCAGTTCTTGCCAAAATTGGCTGGGCTAGATGCT TTAACATTGGGAGGATGA
- the LOC118049558 gene encoding chaperone protein ClpB3, chloroplastic, which translates to MATTATAASFTGVSLCPSSSSPLSHSASIRNALLPRKSLISFAGRWTSVKSLELKRNVARFQRTSRPTSFVVRCDASNGRITQQEFTDMAWQGIVSSPDVAKENKHQIVETEHLMKVLLEQKNGLARRIFSKVGVDNTRLLEATDKFIQRQPKVLSDSAGSMLGRDLEALIQRAREYKKEYGDSFISVEHLVLAFTQDQRFGKQLFKDFQISLQTLKPAIESIRGRQSVIDQDPEGKYEALEKYGKDLTAMAKAGKLDPVIGRDDEIRRCIQILSRRTKNNPVLIGEPGVGKTAISEGLAQRIVEGDVPQALMNRKLISLDMGALIAGAKYRGEFEDRLKAVLREVTDSDGQIILFIDEIHTVVGAGATNGAMDAGNLLKPMLGRGELRCIGATTLDEYRKYIEKDPALERRFQQVYVDQPTVADTVSILRGLRERYELHHGVRISDSALVEAAILSDRYISGRFLPDKAIDLVDEAAAKLKMEITSKPTALDGINRSVLKLEMERLSLKNDTDKASKDRLSRLDAELSLLKKKQAELTEQWEHEKSVMTRIQSIKEEIDRVNLEIQQAEREYDLNRAAELKYGSLNSLQRQLGSAEKELDEYMKSGKSMLREEVTGDDIAEIVSKWTGIPVSKLKQSEKEKLLHLEEELHKRVVGQDPAVKAVAEAIQRSRAGLSDPRRPIASFMFMGPTGVGKTELAKALASYMFNTEEALVRIDMSEYMEKHAVSRLIGAPPGYVGYEEGGQLTETVRRRPYAVILFDEIEKAHSDVFNIFLQILDDGRVTDSQGRTVSFTNTVIIMTSNVGSQYILDTDDDLPKEVAYETIKRRVMDAARSVFRPEFMNRVDEYIVFQPLDRDQINSIVRLQLERVQQRLADRKIRVLVTDAALDLLGTLGYDPNYGARPVKRVIQQYVENELAKGILRGEFKDEDSVLVDTEVTAFANGQLPQQKLVFKRLETSEEKAAAENRVFSRTV; encoded by the exons ATGGCAACCACCGCTACAGCGGCGTCGTTTACCGGAGTGAGTCTGTGTCCTTCCTCATCATCCCCCCTTTCACATTCAGCTTCCATTAGGAATGCTTTGTTGCCTCGAAAGTCTCTTATTAGTTTCGCTGGAAGGTGGACTTCTGTGAAGTCGCTTGAGTTGAAGAGAAATGTTGCCCGTTTTCAGAGGACTAGTAGACCCACTTCCTTTGTTGTTAGATGTGATGCTTCTAATGGAAGG ATTACACAGCAAGAATTTACAGACATGGCATGGCAAGGAATTGTATCTTCCCCAGATGTGGCGAAAGAGAATAAACATCAGATAGTGGAGACTGAGCATTTGATGAAAGTCCTCTTGGAGCAAAAGAATGGCCTTGCTCGCCGTATCTTTTCCAAGGTTGGGGTTGATAATACTCGTCTTCTTGAAGCCACCGATAAATTTATCCAACGCCAGCCCAAG GTTCTAAGCGATTCTGCTGGTTCAATGTTGGGACGTGACTTGGAGGCCCTGATCCAACGAGCCAGAGAATACAAGAAAGAGTATGGGGATTCATTTATTTCTGTTGAGCATTTGGTTCTTGCATTCACTCAAGATCAACGATTTGGGAAGcaattatttaaagattttcAAATATCTCTACAAACTCTGAAACCTGCTATAGAATCCATAAGGGGACGCCAATCAGTTATAGACCAAG ATCCTGAAGGAAAGTATGAAGCACTGGAGAAGTATGGAAAGGATTTGACAGCCATGGCTAAAGCAGGAAAGCTTGACCCAGTTATTGGCAGGGATGATGAAATCCGTAGATGCATCCAGATTCTCTCCAGGAGAACAAAAAACAATCCTGTGCTAATTGGTGAACCAGGCGTGGGGAAAACTGCAATTTCTGAAGG GCTTGCCCAGAGAATTGTGGAAGGGGATGTACCTCAAGCTTTGATGAACCGCAAG CTAATATCCCTTGACATGGGTGCACTCATTGCTGGGGCAAAATATCGAGGGGAATTTGAGGATAGATTGAAGGCTGTACTTAGGGAAGTCACGGATTCAGATGGTCAGATTATCCTTTTCATTGATGAGATTCACACAGTGGTTGGTGCTG GTGCCACAAATGGAGCGATGGACGCGGGCAATCTCTTGAAGCCTATGCTTGGCAGAGGAGAGTTGCGCTGCATTGGTGCAACAACACTGGATGAGTATCGTAAGTATATCGAGAAAGATCCTGCATTGGAGCGTCGTTTCCAGCAAGTTTATGTTGATCAACCTACAGTAGCGGATACAGTATCTATACTCCGGGGACTGCGTGAAAGATATGAGCTGCATCATGGAGTCCGTATTTCTGACAGTGCACTTGTGGAAGCAGCGATTTTGTCTGATCGTTACATCAGTGGAAGATTTTTACCTGACAAAG CTATTGATCTAGTTGATGAAGCAGCTGCAAAACTGAAAATGGAAATTACTTCAAAGCCTACTGCCCTTGACGGAATCAACCGTTCAGTATTAAAGCTGGAGATGGAGAGGTTATCTCTTAAAAATGATACGGATAAAGCTTCAAAAGATAGGCTGAGCCGCCTTGATGCTGAGTTGTCCctgttaaaaaagaaacaagctgAGCTGACAGAGCAATGGGAGCACGAGAAGTCTGTCATGACACGCATTCAGTCAATTAAGGAAGAG ATTGACAGGGTCAATCTTGAGATTCAGCAGGCTGAGCGAGAGTATGATTTAAATCGTGCTGCTGAATTGAAGTACGGGAGCCTGAATTCTTTGCAACGCCAACTTGGAAGTGCTGAAAAGGAGTTGGATGAGTACATGAAGTCAGGAAAGTCCATGCTGAGGGAAGAAGTTACAGGTGATGACATTGCTGAAATTGTTAGCAAGTGGACTGGCATCCCTGTTTCCAAGCTTAAACAATCTGAGAAGGAGAAGCTATTGCATTTGGAAGAAGAGCTGCATAAACGTGTGGTGGGTCAAGACCCTGCAGTGAAAGCAGTAGCTGAAGCCATTCAGCGATCTCGTGCTGGTCTCTCTGATCCTCGCCGTCCAATTGCTAGTTTCATGTTCATGGGCCCCACTGGTGTTGGAAAAACAGAACTAGCTAAAGCCCTAGCTTCCTATATGTTCAATACTGAAGAAGCCCTTGTACGAATTGATATGAGCGAATACATGGAAAAGCATGCAGTTTCACGATTAATAGGTGCCCCACCTGGTTATGTAGGGTATGAGGAAGGGGGCCAGTTGACAGAGACAGTTCGTAGAAGGCCATATGCAGTTATTCTCTTTGATGAGATAGAAAAGGCTCATTCTGATGTATTTAATATCTTCCTTCAGATTTTGGATGATGGTAGGGTGACTGATTCACAAGGGCGCACAGTCAGTTTCACAAACACTGTCATCATTATGACTTCAAATGTGGGTTCACAATATATACTTGACACTGATGATGACTTGCCAAAGGAGGTAGCTTATGAAACAATTAAGAGGAGGGTAATGGATGCTGCTAGATCAGTCTTCCGACCTGAGTTCATGAACAGGGTTGATGAGTACATAGTTTTCCAGCCTCTGGATCGTGATCAAATAAACAGCATTGTCAGGTTACAG CTTGAACGTGTCCAGCAAAGGCTTGCAGACCGGAAGATAAGAGTATTGGTTACCGATGCAGCTTTAGACCTTCTTGGGACTCTTGGATACGATCCTAACTATGGTGCTAGGCCAGTCAAAAGGGTGATTCAGCAGTATGTTGAAAACGAACTTGCCAAGGGTATCCTGAGAGGGGAATTCAAGGATGAGGATTCTGTCTTAGTAGACACCGAGGTTACAGCATTTGCTAATGGGCAGCTCCCCCAGCAAAAGCTAGTTTTCAAGCGTCTTGAAACTAGTGAAGAAAAAGCAGCTGCAGAAAATCGAGTTTTCTCACGAACTGTCTGA